In Lathyrus oleraceus cultivar Zhongwan6 chromosome 2, CAAS_Psat_ZW6_1.0, whole genome shotgun sequence, the DNA window ctcattagccacatccctgacatcttccttgtggaacaaaaccttgaggggtctcaagggtcctttccctttctcattacctggctcagaaatcaaggtatatgtacctgagccttcctccttgagtgttaGTGACCCTATGTCAATCAATCCTCGCAgtttgagcttaaaactcttgcattcctcgatgggGTGCCCCATTGTCccagtatggtattcgcacttgacctttggatgatcttcttcaaagattaagctctttttgttaatcaaccctcgcaccaaggctttcaacgctaagcaagaatctaggtcatgtcccactgcccctttatggaattcacatgttgcatttggattgtaccatgacaggtatggtgacacaggtgtgagagctcgaggggtcaccaaagcattctggattAGTTGCGGGTAGAGCTTACTATATGGTACCGGAATTGggtcattgtgatccttgttcctcctgttctgattctgatttttgttctgaacctgacttcggtgattttgaggaggaatagccagaggatgttgatgatgacgtcttgagggaggtccatatactggtaaatgaggagttgccGCATAGcatttcccttgacttggggtaacaccagatggatgtggggtatcagctctctttgttgcagcagcgtatattgggtgaccttcttttctcaacaagacttgcagggtttccaagacccatctcatttggctcttcaaaagattaagttcctccttcagtgcttcttggctatttcttagctcgtccatcatctcctgagacatggttctttgttctaaacgcgtgttgagaatcactttgcttcacggacaaaagatggatgagttttttttattttgtctggaaaatgacatgcattatgatgcgatgcaaatgcaatggaatgcgaatgaatgcaatgcaagccatgcacatttgtttttttcatacacgggttcaaaagtctgaggtatTGATAAATTTGGTTGCTTTTCCAAAATGGGATTCTCACCGGATATGgtctagggctttgttacaaaggatccccagagtcattgattcacaagaatgtttgacgcttacgggaaatactttccggtcgtcaactccatcaagggaatatattctgggtgaggttctcgtaccgactcttacgaagtatacacctcgcgagtccgtactacgcaaccatcgactgggttctagacagggtactcagagtcatggattcaaaagactgtttgacgcttacggaaaatactttccggtcatcaactccatctagggaatctattctgagcgaggttctcgtatcgatccttacgaagtattcacctcgggaatccatactacgcaaccatcatttctagttggccagagtttcaatgttctaaaaggttcttagagtcatggacccctttgaaacatcgaagcttacgaggtatacacctcgggcgacaatatttgcaaaagaatctactctaggttaggttctcgtaccgactcttacgaagtatacacctcgggagtctgtactactcaaccatcgtcctatcttatgttattttttcactctagactcgggtgtagagtctttcccacatggtttgcaatcaaaaTCCAAGTACCCAACATGGTGGAACCAATATATAACAAATAccaatataacaataaagatattaaaacaataaagaaaagctacacaattaaacaaacaaaggcacacaaacgtcctaactaggtTTGACTCGGTTAGGATTgttgtagtccccagcagagtcgccatctgtcgcacctcgaaaaaaatggggatacgacttcaaagcgaagcgcgatcgcacgctcgcaatgatggactgaacagagtcgccaccgaactttatttattcctaaaaaggaaaggggaaatatcgataaaacccaagacaaatgaaaggataagatatggtcatcgcaaccaatatcaaggttcgggagtcgattacgcaaggggaaggtattagcacccctcacgtccgttgtactcaacgggaaccattaggtcagttgtgtgcgttaatgttagtttgaaatattaggcttttcaaattattgggtgggaaagaaagagtaaaagagaggaaaatgtttttggattttttgacaaaggactaaacctaagttttttattagtgggcctgacaagatttaaaaatccagctcctacgtatctcaaaagataaatcaaggcttacgtagttctgggtagaaaaatgtttgtttgttggtcgattttagcgaaagctatattgtattaatcgacgaaaacattgttttacccaaaacagatgaggagtgaacgtataccacacatcgaacggatttataaatctacattcggaaaagcgtcatttatctctactcaacaatcgtggccgaaacattgttttgtatcacttaagacaatatatctttcatttatgaaaaaggtttttgattaatcgcacggcagcgagaaaagaatttgattggttggatgtattttgagtgatggcgagaacttggatgagcgagatatacatctcgaatcctagcctcaggagtgcatggtatacaccatgttccatttccatctttattgaaagaggttaagataggaattaagtattttggaatttgattgagaaagggtttgaagaaactgcattgacaattttaggcgatggcgagagttaagattggcgaggcatacgtctcgaatcttaacctcaggagtgcatggtatacaccatgttccatttccacctttattgaaaaagtgttaaataagatttaggtatcttagatttgattgagaaagggtttgacgaaaccacattgacaattttagacgatggcgagagttaagattggcgaggcatacgtctcgaatcttaacctcaggagtgcatggtatacaccatgttccatttccacctttattgaaaaagtgttgaataagaattaggtattttgagttttgttgtaaaaaatgacttgacactagatcaagtattgatggacgtttaagaggaatttgaatgagtgtttgagagaaaacaaaatggatagacttggatgatggcgagatatacatctcgaatcctagtctcaggagtgcgcggtatacaccacgttccacttccatcttattgaaaaggtcttaactatgaattaatatttttcgagtttttattagaaaaaagtggcttgacgttggatcaagcgtttgATGAGAGTTTGAAAcaaatggaatagaatgggagGGAGAAATGGATTggtttgtttattgagaaaatactcgacgttggatcgagtcatatttttttatttttttttgaaattgttgattttattcttgtattagtatctaactaaacagtcaagtaataaagaaataaaacagtttaaaattattacacatcgggggagaggggtacattttgtcaaatagggattcaaaaatcatgaaataattaaatcgggctCAAACAACGAATAAtgcaatgcatgagtgtaagtgcaagagaaccggctcattgtaagaaagcccaagagtaagctatgtgaggttgatggcgatgcttaaaagcaatcgacttacaagggtatggaaaatgggctcgacattgaatcgagaaaaatatgatatttataattttaaaatggttttgaatgaatgatgaaattaaaagaaagcagatcaaccatgagtataataaaacataaatataaaaaatgctaaaagaaataaaatgccaaaggAAAAAAAATGCTACATATGAGTATTGAACCCTCTCCACTTAATATCAtgaaactaccctctctccactaggccatttATGACTAGTTGTTATTTTGATGTTAGATTGGATAAATAAACAAAAATGGattaaaaatcagaattaaaataaaaaaactaataaaagagaaaACTGTTGGACTAACCTaattaaacccagccgcctggctgttgggtttttcaatggggtataaattgaaaatataaaaaaacatTTATTAACTAATACCTAGGAAAATTAAATGAATTTTAATAGTTTTTAAAAAATGACTTATTCTATCTAAAATAAAttagagaaaaaaaagaaaaaagaaaagtaACAGACATTCATCATCTTCGTTGTCTCTCACTCTACTTCACAAAAAAATCGCTCTTCCTCGCTTCAGACTCGCTCTCCACGTCTCTCAACGTCTCTCTCTCGTCTCTCCATCGCTCTCAATCGTCTCTCCATCGCTCTCAATGTCTCTCTCTCGCCCTCATCGCTTACCCTCGTTAACCAGAGAGAGCAAACCCATGGTTGAGACAAAAGAGGGAGCTCACCTTCGGACCTTCGATGACGACGATAGCTCAGGTAACAATCGAACCTTTTTCTTCGCCTCTTCAAGTGCTGGATTTCTTTTActttaggattagggttttgatttgCTTTGAAGTTTTTCCTTTCCGCCTCCCCCTAATTTCGTTCTCTCACTCACTATTTATCCCTCACGAATTAGGGTTTTCAGGTTTGGTATGGTGGAGTTCAAAAGAGGTCTCTGCCCAAAACACTTTTTGTGCTCAGTATCGGATTGGTCTCTCTGATATTTGAATTTGGAACAGGTAATCTGAGCTCAAACTTTCTCTTTGAGTTTTGTCTTTATTCCAAATTGGGATATCCTCCTGAAATTTGAAATCTTACTGTTGCCAATGCTAACTGCTCTGTGTTTTACTACAGTGAAAATTTGGGGTAGTGGATGAGTTTTTCCAAGAAGACGCATTCGTAAATGTCACCTGAACCTGGTTCTCCAGCATGTCCAGAAGACATAAGCATTGCCTTCAAGTATTGAATACAGGGAGATTCCTGTTCTGGTTGTTTGCATAGGATATCAGGCTTTTGAGTTGTGAGCATGTAGCTCAGGTTATCCATGCGTATGAACTGATTCAGGGATGCACAATGGATGCCAGCTCGTCCACGACATACCTTCTGGTAACAGTTCTGGTTTCGAAGTGGTCTGATATCATTCACTGGTGATAGACTCTAAGTCACTTCCTGAAATGCTCACCTCAATAACACGGATTTCCACTAGCATTGCCGTCTATTGGATCCAAGTTTTCTGGCAAGCGAAACGGTCGTGAGGTTCATACCGATCCAAGCATTCTCTTTGATTCTTCTTACCATGTTCGCTTCAGTTTCTGCCAACAAAATTGACAGCATTCCTAACCAACATAACAGAATCAAACTGATCCATAGTACTGTTGTCAAGGCTTGAGATAAGTGGTTCTTCAGGAAATTGGATTGTTCACAACATGATTCCAACCAATCAACCGACAAAGCAAACCAGCTGCAAGCGACGACCACAAACCAGCTGTAACGTACAAGCCAGATGGCAGTACTTAGACCTCCAAAAGCCAACTTCTAAATCCAACGCAGCTCTCCTCTTACTAACAACATTACTTGATTTCATTGAGGGGTCATGAAAGAATTCACATGACTCTTGGCACCCAATGGCTATCATCACTATTGAACCGGCTATTTGAAAATGTCAAAAGGCATCCAGCGCAATCAATGAAGGTTGTTGTTTCTGCGGTTCCTGTCCATCCTGAGAGAACCCTTCCATCAGGTTTTTGTTTTCTCTTCATCAGATTCCTCTCTGTTTTATATTGATATTGCATTTCAATTCCTGCTTGAAAATCCTCTACTATAAGCATTGCACCGCCATTTACAGGAGAAGGAGACTCAGCTGGGACCTTTCAAGATTGGCATCATAAATTGCAAATTTGTTCTGGTTTGGTGTGTTTATTGCAGGTCACAGGTCGTCATTGGACATGGTTGCTGGTGTGTTGATTGCAGCAAGATTATTAGAACAAACTCTAGGAGACTCCTCCAAAATATTTAGCATCTTGGTCATAGTCAAAATCGTACTCTCACACCAGACTTCCtaacaacatcatcaacaatgTCTTCCAAAGGCCCCAGTATTTTCTCCGACATCGGAAGATTATCCAGAGATATCCTTACCAAAGATTACAACTCCGATCAATGGTTCACAATATCCTTCTCCACCAACTCCAGCATCGATTTGCATTCAACGTCATTGAAGAGTAGAGGACTTTCTTCCGGTGATGTTGCTGCTCAAATTAACCACAAAAAGAATACTCTTCTTTTCAAAGTTGATACCGAATCAAGTGTGTTGACAACATTTACTCTCACAGATTTTGTGTCTTCTGCGAAAGCCGTTGCTTCTATTCGATTACCTGATTTTAAATCCGGAAAGATTGAGGTTTAATATCTTCATGATCATGCTGGTTTTACTACTTTTGTTATTTTAAATTGCAACCCTGCTATTGATTTTTCTGCGTTGACTTGTGGAAGTGCAGGTTATGGTTGGTGTGGAGGAAAGTTGCTGCGGATTGTTGGTTGTTGCTGCTTTTGTTTTTCTTGTGCAGGTCATGGGTTGTCATATCAGTGTAACAAGCTCCACAAAGCTCCCTGTTACCAGAAGTACCAGGTGGAACACACTTGCACCTCACACAACAAGTTCCACATGCTCTGTTACACAAGTTAGGCCTTAAATGTACACTGTATCTCGAACTGCACAATCCTCCACAATCTATGTCTTGCATTAGCCTTCTGTTGTCGTCTCGCACAATAAGCAACTCATTAGGTAGCTGAAgttcttcttcatcttcttcttccaTTTCTATCTCGTGCTCAAATGAAACCTGCATCAGATTAGAGAGGCATACTAGAAGCAACAAACCCAGCACGAAAAGGTTACGCAATGCCATTGCAGAATACTGTAGCAGTTATATGAAATGGATTATTGATTGATTAATGAACGAATTGTGACTACATTTCCTTGCTTTGTTGCAGATTATGCCATCTTTGCGGTCCTGACCCGGTTGTTACGCATTGCAGACCGGATCGGTTTGCGGCTTTTGAATCTCCAGCACCAGTTTGATTGCCAATTCTACCCACATGAATTGTGCTTGTTAACTTCACTCAATCTTTTATTAGTATCGTTCATTGAGAGGTTGATGTTGTTGTCCGAACCTCTGAAATATCAGAATTCCGGCGAGTAAGAGTAACCCTTTAAACGGTAGAATGCAAGTAACTGAGCCTTAGCTATTAAAAGCTCCAACCGATCAAAACCTCCCGTTGGAAACTTGGATAAATCTTTCAAATATTGCATAAGCTTCTCAggtaaaaaaaaaaaactaacactTGAAGATTCATCAACTCTGTTTATGAAATTTGGCTCTTGTTGAATCCCACAGTTTTCAATAGTCTGGTGTACATTGCAAGCTTGCTTTCATAAGTTAAAACTTGAGTTTCTTCAACTGTTTCAGGTAGCATTGTAGCAGAAATACTCTAATTTGAAGTTCGGGCTGCGGCGGTTAGAAGAAATGCAGAATTGGCATGTCTACTATGCCTCTTCTGATTCCGTGAGCTCAGAAGATTCTGTCTACACACTCGAGATGTGTATGACCGGCTTAGACCGAGAGAAAGCCTCTGTTTTCTTTAAAGAACAAACAGGTTCGGCTGCCGAGATGACCGTCAACTCTGGCATTAGGAAAATTCTTCCAAATTCTGAAATTTGTGACTTTGATTTTGAACCTTGTGATTATTCAGTGAATTCTGTTGAGGAGCCTGCTGTATCTACCATTCATATTACTCCAGAAGACGGTTTCAGTTATGCAAATTTTGAGACTGCAGGATACGATTTGAAGGCAATAAATCTGAACGAAATGGTGATGAGGGTGCTAGCTTGTTTTCAACCAACTGAGTTTTCTGTAGCTGTTCACGTGGACAATGCAAGCAAGTCATTTGAGCAGGGGTGTTTGCTGGATGTTAAGGGATACTGCTGTGAAGAGAAGAGCCACCAAGGGCTTGGAATGAGTGGATTTGTTAAATTCTTGATGGGGCTCTGATTGTTCATTAGGATTGTATTTGTAGGATTTATGTAATGGGATGAACTTGTatgaaaatgttgagaaatgcAATTTGGAACATGATTTTGTAATTTATGAAAATGTTGTAATGCTATTTTGATTTGAGATGAACTATGGATGGAAAATGGATCAtgtttggttataaaatggatatggattttttTAGAAATGATCCAAGACGGATCTAAATGTCAAttaaaaaaccaaa includes these proteins:
- the LOC127123297 gene encoding S-adenosylmethionine decarboxylase proenzyme translates to MQNWHVYYASSDSVSSEDSVYTLEMCMTGLDREKASVFFKEQTGSAAEMTVNSGIRKILPNSEICDFDFEPCDYSVNSVEEPAVSTIHITPEDGFSYANFETAGYDLKAINLNEMVMRVLACFQPTEFSVAVHVDNASKSFEQGCLLDVKGYCCEEKSHQGLGMSGFVKFLMGL